A portion of the Adhaeribacter radiodurans genome contains these proteins:
- a CDS encoding T9SS type A sorting domain-containing protein encodes MKTPLFQFQAAKLWRLLRTKSLWAVIIILCGFFLTPIRLTAQVKLWDKTFGGSKEDIFRAMKKTSDNGFILGGVSGSSQSGDKSQANKGGTDYWVVKLKADGSKEWDKTFGGRNVDELQSIQQTKDGGYILGGTSLSGKSGDKTEVGKGESDYWIVKLNANGTKIWDKTLGGSNSDWLTTVQQTNDGGYILGGYSHSGKSGDKSEENKQALNLHGNKQSDYWVVKIDNSGNKLWDRTIGGDGNDRLTNLVHTPDGGYLLGGSSNSEKSGDKSEPRKSDCTDDSFYFEDSFWGEPCPDYWIVKITDKGVKQWDKTYGGSSFDILNDLVVSPQGGYLLGGRADSDIGLDKSEPTRDEPNSYNEKGDYWIIKIKADGTKEWDKTFGGNKTDDLRSLLPTPDGGYLLGGYSSSSKSREMSELRKEVESFWVIKIDAQGSVLWDKTFSNVNQFIDVTQSTNEFSLEMALTSDGNCLVAGQAYSGAKEWDKSQAGYGATDFWVVKLGIPNKKVQTITFTPTDQGLSNSPFTLSAEASSGLPVTFKLVSGPATQKGNQLHFTGYGIVVVKAIQAGNATYSPVEHTTSFRVQRFPKQRDKTIGGKDADMLADMVATPDGGYLLAGSSASGTNGDKSTTSKGESDYWLVKVDKDKNKVWDKSYGGSGIETISTIIPTPDGGYLLGGTSDSGKEDDKSGLSKGMLDFWLVKVDADGTKLWDKTIGGNLNDNLTTILATPDGGFLLGGDSKSGKSGDKSESNKGILDENGQVNSDFWVVKIDSEGKKLWDKTLGEKFDDNLTSIIVTPDGNYLVGGKRDIDSDHFSDYWVVKINQQGKQLWSRAYDHEWFDQLTSMIATPDGGYLLAGNSGFEGRYPFWVIKIDANGNKIWDNLFSGSMIPCGSGCDSYFSKPIDIVAIPNGHYLLAGYTYTNQGGDRSEETRGKDDYWLLEIDENGQRISDKSFGSSSTDVLTAMVASPNGGYLLGGYSNSNADWEKSEDSKGDYDFWLVETQITAFPPSTLEAWNLRYGGNSLDNFTTVIQTADGGYLLGGYSSSKQAGDKSQGSYGKTDYWVMKTDADGNKLWDKRYGGSGREYLNSIVPTPDGGFLLGGSSDSKVDGNKTAVNKGGKDMWVVKINSSGEIQWDQSYGSRGNEDLRKIRPLPSGLYLLAGYSDSPVNRDKTQASQGGLDYWLVKIDIFYYGFKRWDKRYGGAANDYLEDAVVLENEDLLLGGTSFSSATGDKSQASQGGSDFWALRINSQGDKLWDKSYGGNDQDQLHSLLSINKDTILLAGQSASGKNGDKSQESKGGKDFWLLQVDGKGEKQWDKTYGGSSDETLRSLISDNDGGYVLGGTSFSGISGDKSQTNQGSSDYWLVKTNNQGEKLWDKRLGGNQQEELRAVWITDDGGYLLGGRSNSDVSGDRTQPSQGDNDFWLVKIAPEKTPIVAERETTPVLAISVKEPTLHLLNAYPNPAREQVTVSFTLSQTQAARVKVYDVQGREITTLFQGEAQANQMYRVEWQASNKPAGLYFLQLQTPAILQQQKLLLTK; translated from the coding sequence ATGAAAACACCTCTATTCCAATTTCAAGCAGCTAAACTATGGCGCTTACTTCGGACTAAATCCCTATGGGCAGTAATAATTATTCTCTGTGGTTTCTTTCTTACCCCTATTCGGCTTACGGCGCAAGTTAAACTCTGGGACAAAACCTTCGGGGGAAGTAAGGAGGATATTTTCAGAGCGATGAAGAAAACGAGTGACAACGGCTTTATTTTGGGGGGAGTTTCTGGCTCCAGTCAATCCGGTGATAAATCTCAGGCTAATAAAGGTGGGACGGATTATTGGGTAGTGAAGTTAAAGGCTGATGGCAGCAAAGAATGGGATAAAACCTTTGGGGGTAGAAACGTGGATGAATTACAATCCATTCAGCAGACCAAAGATGGCGGGTATATTTTAGGGGGTACTTCTCTTTCGGGCAAGTCGGGCGATAAAACTGAGGTGGGTAAAGGAGAATCGGATTACTGGATTGTAAAATTAAATGCTAATGGTACTAAAATATGGGATAAAACTTTAGGTGGCAGCAATTCTGATTGGTTAACCACCGTGCAACAAACCAATGATGGCGGTTATATTCTGGGAGGATATTCGCACTCCGGTAAGAGCGGCGATAAAAGCGAAGAAAATAAGCAAGCTCTTAATTTGCATGGTAATAAACAATCTGATTATTGGGTTGTAAAAATAGATAATAGCGGTAACAAACTCTGGGATAGAACCATTGGCGGAGATGGCAATGACAGATTAACCAACTTAGTTCATACCCCTGATGGCGGCTATTTACTGGGCGGCTCTTCGAATTCTGAAAAAAGCGGCGATAAAAGCGAACCTAGAAAAAGTGATTGTACGGATGATTCCTTCTATTTTGAAGATTCATTTTGGGGCGAACCCTGTCCTGATTATTGGATCGTTAAGATTACCGATAAAGGTGTTAAACAATGGGATAAAACGTATGGAGGATCTAGTTTTGATATCCTAAATGATTTGGTTGTTTCTCCTCAAGGAGGTTATTTATTAGGCGGGCGCGCCGACTCGGATATTGGTTTAGATAAAAGTGAGCCTACCCGGGATGAGCCAAATAGTTATAATGAAAAAGGAGACTATTGGATAATTAAGATTAAGGCGGATGGCACCAAGGAATGGGACAAAACCTTTGGTGGCAATAAAACCGATGATTTAAGATCGTTATTACCTACCCCAGATGGAGGTTATTTACTGGGAGGCTATTCTAGTTCCAGTAAGAGTAGAGAAATGTCCGAGCTTAGAAAAGAGGTGGAAAGCTTTTGGGTAATAAAGATTGATGCCCAAGGTAGTGTGCTTTGGGATAAAACCTTCAGCAATGTCAATCAATTTATAGATGTTACTCAATCTACAAATGAGTTTTCCCTTGAAATGGCATTAACTTCTGATGGCAATTGCCTGGTGGCCGGACAAGCTTACTCGGGAGCAAAAGAATGGGATAAAAGTCAAGCAGGCTATGGAGCTACTGATTTTTGGGTAGTAAAGCTAGGTATTCCCAATAAGAAAGTACAGACTATTACCTTTACTCCCACTGATCAAGGTCTAAGCAATTCCCCGTTTACCTTATCAGCCGAGGCTAGCTCGGGGTTGCCGGTTACTTTCAAACTTGTTTCCGGACCAGCTACTCAAAAAGGTAATCAGTTACACTTTACTGGTTACGGTATAGTGGTAGTAAAAGCCATCCAGGCGGGTAATGCCACCTACAGCCCCGTAGAACATACCACTAGCTTTAGGGTTCAAAGATTCCCGAAACAACGGGATAAAACCATAGGAGGTAAGGATGCAGATATGTTGGCCGATATGGTGGCTACTCCCGACGGTGGATATTTGTTAGCCGGTTCTTCTGCCTCGGGAACCAACGGAGATAAAAGTACGACCAGTAAGGGCGAATCGGATTATTGGTTAGTAAAAGTAGATAAGGATAAAAATAAGGTATGGGATAAATCTTATGGCGGTTCAGGTATTGAAACTATTTCTACTATTATCCCAACTCCGGATGGGGGCTATTTACTAGGGGGCACTTCTGATTCGGGAAAAGAAGACGATAAAAGCGGACTCAGTAAAGGAATGCTGGACTTCTGGCTGGTAAAAGTAGATGCTGATGGTACAAAACTCTGGGACAAAACGATTGGCGGAAATTTAAATGATAATCTTACTACAATTTTAGCTACTCCAGATGGAGGTTTTTTATTAGGGGGAGATTCCAAATCGGGTAAGAGTGGAGATAAAAGTGAAAGCAACAAAGGTATCTTAGATGAAAATGGCCAAGTTAATTCAGACTTCTGGGTAGTGAAGATAGATAGTGAGGGTAAAAAACTCTGGGATAAGACTTTAGGTGAAAAATTCGATGATAATTTAACCTCTATAATAGTTACCCCTGATGGCAATTACCTAGTTGGTGGGAAAAGGGATATAGATTCAGACCATTTTTCCGATTATTGGGTAGTAAAGATAAACCAACAAGGGAAGCAACTCTGGAGCAGAGCTTATGACCATGAATGGTTTGATCAATTAACATCTATGATAGCTACTCCTGATGGCGGTTATTTATTGGCAGGTAATTCTGGTTTTGAAGGAAGATATCCTTTCTGGGTAATTAAAATAGATGCGAATGGTAATAAAATTTGGGATAATCTCTTTAGTGGGTCTATGATTCCATGTGGTTCTGGTTGTGATTCATACTTTTCCAAACCAATAGATATAGTCGCAATACCAAATGGGCATTATTTATTAGCTGGTTATACCTATACAAATCAAGGTGGCGATCGAAGCGAGGAAACAAGAGGCAAGGATGATTACTGGCTCCTGGAGATAGATGAGAATGGACAACGAATTTCGGATAAATCTTTTGGCAGCAGTAGTACAGATGTGTTAACCGCTATGGTGGCTTCTCCTAATGGTGGTTACCTACTCGGCGGTTACTCTAACTCCAATGCTGACTGGGAAAAAAGTGAAGATAGTAAAGGCGATTATGACTTCTGGCTGGTAGAAACGCAAATTACCGCCTTCCCTCCTTCTACTCTAGAGGCCTGGAATTTACGCTATGGCGGTAATAGCCTTGATAACTTCACCACTGTTATACAGACTGCAGATGGAGGCTACCTACTCGGAGGCTATTCCTCTTCCAAACAAGCCGGCGATAAAAGCCAAGGTAGTTACGGTAAAACGGATTATTGGGTAATGAAAACGGATGCCGATGGTAACAAACTTTGGGATAAACGCTATGGTGGTTCGGGTCGGGAGTACCTAAACAGCATTGTTCCTACTCCGGATGGTGGTTTCCTGCTAGGAGGCAGTTCAGACTCTAAAGTAGACGGAAATAAAACTGCTGTTAATAAGGGTGGTAAGGATATGTGGGTAGTAAAAATAAATAGTAGCGGAGAAATACAATGGGACCAAAGTTATGGCAGTAGAGGAAATGAAGACTTACGTAAAATCAGACCCTTACCATCTGGATTATATCTGTTGGCCGGGTACAGCGATTCTCCTGTTAATAGGGATAAAACCCAAGCCAGCCAGGGAGGTCTGGATTACTGGTTAGTCAAGATTGATATTTTTTATTATGGGTTCAAACGCTGGGATAAACGGTACGGCGGAGCAGCAAATGATTACCTAGAAGATGCAGTCGTGTTAGAGAATGAAGATTTACTTTTAGGCGGCACTTCTTTCTCTTCTGCTACTGGTGATAAAAGCCAGGCTAGTCAAGGTGGCTCCGATTTTTGGGCTCTTCGTATTAATAGCCAAGGAGATAAGCTCTGGGATAAAAGTTATGGTGGCAACGACCAAGACCAACTCCATTCTTTACTTAGTATTAATAAAGACACCATTCTTCTGGCCGGCCAAAGTGCCTCGGGTAAGAATGGAGATAAGAGTCAGGAAAGTAAAGGAGGCAAAGACTTTTGGTTGCTGCAAGTAGATGGTAAAGGAGAAAAGCAATGGGATAAAACCTACGGGGGCAGCAGTGACGAAACTTTACGTTCTCTGATTTCAGATAATGACGGAGGATACGTACTAGGCGGTACATCCTTCTCCGGAATAAGTGGCGATAAGAGCCAAACTAATCAGGGTAGCAGTGATTACTGGTTAGTTAAAACCAATAATCAAGGCGAAAAACTCTGGGACAAACGCTTGGGTGGTAACCAACAAGAAGAACTCCGGGCCGTGTGGATTACCGATGATGGTGGGTACTTACTAGGCGGGCGCTCTAACTCTGATGTAAGTGGGGATAGAACGCAGCCCAGCCAGGGCGATAATGATTTCTGGTTGGTGAAAATTGCGCCGGAAAAAACACCGATTGTAGCTGAAAGAGAAACTACCCCAGTACTAGCCATATCAGTAAAGGAACCCACCCTACATCTGTTAAATGCCTATCCGAATCCAGCAAGAGAACAGGTAACCGTTAGCTTTACGCTGTCCCAAACGCAGGCTGCTAGGGTGAAGGTGTATGATGTTCAGGGAAGAGAAATTACTACCTTGTTCCAGGGCGAAGCTCAAGCCAATCAGATGTATAGAGTAGAATGGCAGGCAAGTAACAAACCGGCAGGATTATATTTCTTACAACTGCAAACTCCTGCTATTCTCCAGCAACAAAAACTACTCTTGACAAAGTAA
- a CDS encoding T9SS type A sorting domain-containing protein: MKILINLSLKVQLTRTLAFHKRSIWLIFLLHLSLPLVSFAQIKTWDKTFGGNSYDFLTSVVNTSDGGYLLGGTSNSNKSGDKSETGRGPKGNRYQDYWIVKTDNKGKKMWEKTFGGENYDFLKAVVATPDGGYLLGGFSSSGKSEDKSEANKSKESYYSDYWLVKIDANGKKEWDKTYGGDGDDELYAMVAAPDGGYLLAGPSGSDKSDDKSEDNKGGKDQHGNISSDYWIVKIKADGTKVWDKTIGGKLDDRLTSLLVTADKGYLLSGYSISEKSGDKSENKLGNWVVKLDVEGKKIWDKTFSYGGDVSDWAYNKVSALLNTPDGGYLVGTNAPSGKKEDKSTSYAGYWIIKIDSQGKKQWDKTYGGSFRDEFRTMITSPDGGYLLSGISNRKKAGDKSDDKKGYWIVKIKENGTKEWDRTYGSVNNHNLGEEPSLKALVPTSDGGFLVGGNSSLGVDGDKTEESRGEYDYWVVKIALTKKKEQIITFPTPLITKTLGDAPITLSAKTSSGLPVTFSLVSGPGTLKGKILAFTNLGTIKVKASQAGNATYAAATDVFQTIIVDVPTPVTKVWDRTIAGEFNDLMVATPDGGFIMGNSSRLTKINKEGTKIQDINITFDFWLGSLLITSDGGYLLGGTPPFGVGAGYSIVKLNSNGTTEWEKDFKSDWSTTVFSTMVPTQDGGYLLGGYSESGIYGDKSEPSRGSSDYWIIKIDSKGNKIWDKTLGGNEWDNLTAMLATPDGGFVLGGSSNSDKSNDKSETYRGDFGENQAVPSDYWIVKIDAAGNKQWDKTYGGNNRDDLSVIVASPNGGYLLGGTSYSDKSSDKSESSRDSPNSYKGDYWVIKIDAIGKKLWDKTIGGNQEDYLRAIVPTEDGNYLLGGSSTSGVGEDKSGQYRGGNSFGQDGDYWIVKVDNTGKKMWDENFGTSRRDDFTALQVSTDGSYLLSGTSNAGIDGDKTEFSRDPDSMQGMNQDYWLIKIKEDLSLTAQWDLRYGGSGNEGFTTIIKTSDGGYLSGGYSASGVSGDRTQASQGKNDYWIVKSDANGKKLWDKRYGGSADDYLNRIIQTKDGGYLLAGSSLSGKGGDKSEASRGGRDYWIDKLDKQGKKEWDKSYGGSGYDELKKVLQLSTGEYLLAGYSNSPVSGEKTQASQGENDYWLVKVSSTGEKLWDKRYGGNLEEELAGIVQTAEGGFLLGGSSWSDKSGNKTGASRGKSDFWLVAVDKEGKQLWDRTYGGKGEDQAYSLGKAGNTYFLAGQSDSPAGWDKTRDSQGGLDYWLLKVSSTGEKVWDKRYGGSKDDELRASIPTQDSGYLLAGKSFSNQSGNKRQDSQGLSDYWMVKADKDGQYEWSKTFGGSGAEELRAVIQTSEGGYLLGGKSYSGVSGDRTQPSQGGYDYWLVKVAPEAKSIVAEREATLVEEIPLPMEQFSLKAYPNPSSGKFTVSFTLPQTQNASLKVYDNQGREITTLFQGEAKANQKYEVEWQANNKAAGLFFLQLQNPTLRWHQKLLIAK; this comes from the coding sequence ATGAAAATACTTATAAATCTTTCCTTAAAGGTTCAATTAACCCGGACATTAGCGTTCCACAAGCGCAGCATCTGGCTAATCTTTTTACTACACCTAAGCCTCCCACTAGTAAGTTTCGCTCAAATCAAGACTTGGGATAAAACCTTCGGCGGTAATTCTTATGATTTTCTTACTTCTGTAGTAAATACTTCGGATGGTGGTTATTTACTAGGCGGTACTTCCAATTCTAATAAGAGCGGGGACAAGAGTGAAACTGGCCGGGGGCCAAAAGGTAACCGATACCAGGATTATTGGATAGTAAAAACTGACAATAAAGGTAAAAAAATGTGGGAGAAAACCTTTGGCGGAGAAAATTATGATTTTCTTAAGGCAGTAGTAGCTACACCGGATGGGGGCTATCTGTTAGGTGGTTTTTCTTCCTCGGGTAAGAGTGAGGATAAATCGGAAGCAAACAAGAGTAAAGAGTCGTATTATTCTGATTACTGGTTGGTAAAGATAGATGCCAATGGTAAAAAGGAATGGGATAAAACCTATGGTGGGGATGGCGATGATGAACTCTACGCGATGGTAGCGGCACCAGATGGAGGGTATTTATTGGCAGGTCCGTCCGGATCAGATAAAAGTGATGATAAATCAGAAGATAATAAAGGAGGTAAAGATCAACATGGGAATATCTCCTCCGATTACTGGATAGTAAAGATAAAAGCAGATGGTACAAAAGTCTGGGACAAAACTATAGGCGGCAAACTTGATGACCGCTTAACCTCTTTGTTAGTCACAGCAGATAAAGGGTATTTACTCAGTGGTTATTCTATTTCCGAAAAGAGTGGGGATAAGAGTGAAAATAAGCTGGGCAACTGGGTGGTTAAGCTGGATGTTGAAGGCAAAAAAATATGGGATAAGACTTTTAGCTACGGCGGCGACGTATCTGATTGGGCGTACAATAAGGTGAGTGCCTTGCTAAACACCCCAGATGGCGGCTACCTGGTCGGTACTAATGCTCCCTCAGGTAAGAAAGAAGACAAGAGTACGTCTTATGCCGGGTATTGGATAATAAAAATAGATTCCCAAGGAAAAAAGCAGTGGGATAAAACTTATGGGGGCAGTTTCAGAGATGAATTTAGAACCATGATTACTTCTCCGGATGGGGGATACTTATTAAGCGGTATTTCTAACCGGAAAAAAGCAGGGGATAAGAGCGATGACAAAAAAGGGTATTGGATAGTGAAGATAAAGGAAAACGGTACCAAAGAATGGGACAGAACTTATGGCAGCGTTAATAATCATAATTTAGGTGAAGAACCCTCACTGAAGGCACTGGTACCTACCAGCGATGGCGGCTTTCTAGTTGGGGGAAATTCCAGTTTAGGTGTCGACGGAGATAAGACGGAAGAGAGCCGGGGAGAATATGACTACTGGGTGGTGAAAATAGCCCTTACCAAGAAGAAAGAACAAATTATTACCTTCCCTACTCCCCTAATCACCAAAACCTTAGGAGATGCGCCTATTACCCTTTCGGCCAAAACTAGCTCAGGGTTGCCAGTTACCTTTAGCCTGGTATCCGGACCAGGCACCCTCAAAGGCAAAATCCTTGCGTTTACAAATCTAGGCACTATTAAGGTAAAAGCCTCGCAGGCGGGTAACGCGACGTATGCCGCTGCCACGGATGTTTTCCAAACCATTATTGTGGATGTACCCACTCCGGTTACCAAAGTCTGGGATAGAACTATAGCAGGAGAGTTTAACGACCTAATGGTAGCTACCCCAGATGGAGGATTTATAATGGGCAATTCCTCTAGGCTAACCAAGATAAATAAAGAAGGAACCAAAATACAAGACATAAACATCACTTTTGATTTTTGGCTTGGAAGCCTATTAATAACTTCGGATGGGGGATACCTGTTAGGTGGAACTCCTCCTTTTGGGGTTGGAGCCGGTTATTCAATAGTTAAACTAAATAGCAATGGTACCACCGAATGGGAGAAGGATTTTAAAAGTGATTGGTCTACTACTGTCTTTAGCACCATGGTGCCTACCCAGGATGGTGGCTATTTATTAGGCGGTTATAGTGAATCTGGTATTTACGGCGATAAAAGTGAACCGAGCCGAGGTAGTAGCGACTATTGGATTATAAAAATTGATAGTAAGGGCAATAAGATTTGGGATAAAACCCTAGGTGGGAATGAATGGGATAATCTTACTGCTATGTTAGCTACCCCAGATGGAGGTTTTGTACTCGGAGGTTCTTCCAATTCAGATAAGAGTAATGATAAAAGTGAAACTTACCGGGGAGATTTTGGGGAAAACCAGGCTGTTCCTTCGGACTACTGGATAGTAAAAATAGATGCTGCAGGTAATAAGCAATGGGATAAAACTTATGGTGGAAATAATAGAGATGACCTTTCGGTAATAGTGGCTTCTCCGAATGGAGGGTATTTATTAGGAGGCACTTCTTATTCGGATAAGAGTAGTGATAAGAGTGAATCCAGCCGGGATTCTCCTAACTCTTACAAAGGTGACTATTGGGTAATTAAAATAGATGCCATTGGTAAAAAGCTTTGGGATAAAACCATAGGCGGCAATCAAGAGGATTACCTAAGAGCTATAGTGCCTACTGAAGATGGAAATTATTTACTCGGAGGTTCTTCTACCTCGGGCGTGGGGGAAGATAAAAGTGGGCAATATCGGGGAGGGAACTCGTTTGGCCAGGATGGTGATTATTGGATAGTAAAGGTAGATAATACCGGTAAGAAAATGTGGGATGAGAACTTTGGTACCAGCAGAAGGGATGATTTCACGGCTTTACAGGTCAGTACTGATGGAAGTTATTTGCTAAGTGGTACTTCCAACGCCGGCATTGATGGGGACAAAACAGAATTCTCCCGGGATCCAGATTCTATGCAGGGCATGAACCAAGATTATTGGCTGATAAAGATAAAAGAAGATCTGTCCTTAACGGCGCAATGGGATCTGCGCTACGGTGGTTCTGGCAACGAAGGCTTTACTACTATAATTAAAACGAGTGATGGTGGATACTTAAGTGGAGGTTATTCCGCTTCAGGAGTAAGTGGCGATAGAACTCAAGCGAGCCAGGGTAAGAACGACTACTGGATAGTAAAATCAGATGCAAACGGCAAGAAGCTATGGGACAAACGCTATGGAGGTTCTGCAGATGACTACTTGAACCGGATCATTCAGACAAAAGATGGTGGTTATTTACTGGCGGGTAGTTCCTTATCGGGAAAAGGTGGCGATAAAAGTGAAGCAAGCAGAGGAGGCAGGGATTATTGGATCGACAAGCTAGATAAGCAAGGAAAGAAAGAGTGGGACAAGAGCTATGGCGGCAGTGGCTACGATGAACTCAAAAAAGTACTCCAACTCTCTACTGGAGAATACCTGTTAGCCGGTTACAGCAACTCCCCCGTGAGTGGGGAGAAAACACAGGCGAGTCAGGGTGAGAATGATTACTGGTTAGTCAAGGTGAGTTCTACCGGAGAGAAGCTGTGGGATAAACGCTATGGCGGTAATTTAGAAGAAGAGTTAGCAGGGATCGTGCAAACAGCGGAAGGTGGTTTCTTGTTAGGGGGTAGTTCCTGGTCTGATAAAAGCGGCAACAAAACAGGAGCTAGTAGAGGTAAGAGTGATTTCTGGCTAGTAGCCGTAGATAAAGAAGGTAAGCAACTCTGGGATAGAACTTACGGAGGAAAAGGTGAGGACCAAGCGTACTCATTAGGCAAAGCCGGTAATACTTACTTTCTAGCCGGGCAAAGTGATTCTCCAGCCGGATGGGATAAGACAAGAGATAGTCAGGGAGGCTTAGACTACTGGCTCTTAAAAGTAAGTAGCACGGGAGAAAAGGTGTGGGATAAGCGGTATGGTGGCAGTAAAGATGATGAGCTGCGTGCCAGTATTCCTACTCAGGATAGCGGGTACTTATTAGCCGGAAAGTCTTTCTCCAACCAGAGTGGCAACAAACGGCAAGATAGCCAGGGTTTAAGTGACTATTGGATGGTGAAAGCCGATAAAGATGGGCAATATGAGTGGAGCAAAACCTTTGGCGGCAGCGGTGCGGAAGAACTAAGAGCCGTGATTCAGACCAGCGAAGGCGGGTACTTGTTAGGCGGTAAGTCCT